A genomic window from Microscilla marina ATCC 23134 includes:
- a CDS encoding alpha-amylase C-terminal beta-sheet domain-containing protein — MIHSNYKLHIYFIVILLASNLFLGCTKKETLLPKPKTPASTKLTTIASTRSGSGSDIMLQGFHWNSWQYGTWNIVKNKANEIKNAGFSMVWLPPVSKSTGGTGYLPNEWYQINSDHGAGSELRAAINALNSHNIKPIADIVVNHRVGTTNWADFTNPSFGNNANAVTKDDEWGQGTGNYDTGDSYNAGRDLDHTNGSVRNEIRNWLNWLKNDVGFAGWRYDYVKGYSASYTGLYNDQTTPYFSVGELWPDITGNYYASGNGVNYHRQKIMDWINGTGNKSTAFDFTTKWQLMLAVERGEYWRLRDAQGKPIGAIGWWPQMSVTFVDNHDTGPSPNGGQDYWPFPADKIEEGYAYILTHPGIPCVYWPHYFDWGAQLKNKIKSLISIRKSQGITATSSVVIRAADGNKYAAIVNNNTAVKIGGGDWLPGSGWSLAESGRNWAVWKR; from the coding sequence ATGATACATTCCAATTACAAATTACACATTTACTTTATAGTTATCTTGCTGGCAAGCAACCTGTTTTTAGGCTGTACTAAAAAAGAAACCCTTTTACCCAAACCTAAAACTCCTGCCTCGACCAAACTAACCACAATCGCAAGCACACGGTCAGGGTCAGGTAGCGACATCATGTTGCAAGGCTTCCACTGGAACTCCTGGCAGTATGGTACTTGGAACATTGTCAAAAACAAGGCAAATGAGATCAAAAATGCAGGCTTTTCTATGGTTTGGCTTCCGCCCGTATCTAAGTCTACCGGAGGCACTGGTTACCTGCCCAACGAGTGGTATCAGATAAACTCTGACCATGGTGCAGGTAGTGAGCTAAGGGCAGCGATCAACGCCTTGAACAGCCACAACATCAAACCGATTGCCGATATTGTAGTAAACCACCGAGTGGGTACTACCAACTGGGCAGATTTTACTAACCCTTCTTTTGGCAACAATGCCAACGCTGTAACCAAAGACGATGAATGGGGACAAGGTACAGGAAACTACGACACAGGCGATAGTTATAACGCGGGGCGAGACCTTGACCATACCAACGGTTCGGTAAGAAATGAGATTAGAAACTGGCTCAACTGGCTTAAAAATGATGTAGGTTTTGCAGGATGGCGTTACGATTATGTAAAAGGCTACAGTGCGTCTTATACCGGGTTATATAATGACCAAACCACTCCTTATTTTTCGGTAGGAGAACTTTGGCCTGACATTACTGGCAATTATTATGCGTCGGGCAATGGGGTGAACTATCACCGCCAGAAAATTATGGATTGGATCAACGGTACTGGCAATAAATCTACTGCTTTTGACTTTACAACTAAATGGCAGTTGATGCTTGCCGTAGAACGAGGAGAGTACTGGCGATTGAGAGATGCTCAAGGTAAACCTATAGGCGCCATTGGTTGGTGGCCACAAATGTCGGTTACTTTTGTAGATAATCACGATACGGGGCCATCGCCCAATGGTGGACAAGACTACTGGCCTTTTCCAGCTGATAAAATAGAAGAAGGTTATGCGTATATTTTGACTCACCCTGGCATTCCCTGTGTATACTGGCCTCATTACTTTGACTGGGGTGCCCAACTGAAAAACAAGATCAAATCGTTGATTTCAATCCGAAAGTCTCAGGGGATTACGGCCACTAGTTCGGTAGTTATTCGGGCAGCCGATGGAAATAAATACGCTGCTATTGTTAACAACAACACCGCAGTAAAAATAGGAGGAGGCGATTGGTTGCCAGGCAGTGGTTGGTCGCTTGCAGAAAGTGGCCGCAACTGGGCAGTATGGAAACGATAA